The Corythoichthys intestinalis isolate RoL2023-P3 chromosome 2, ASM3026506v1, whole genome shotgun sequence DNA segment CTGACAgactggttaaaaaataaacagtcaAGGACCGTTTTGATAATGTGATCTTCCCTTAAGAAAGGGTCATGTTTGATGAACAGGTAAAACGTTTGAGCTTATGATCAAGCatagtttgtttttctttcacTGCTACCTTGTATTTTCAACAGAACAGAGCAGCAAACGTTAAGGATTTCAACAACACTACAGAAGTTGTTGCCTCAATAGCTATAAAATCAAAAACTGAAGGTTCAAAGTCTGAGGGTAAATAACAGTACAGACacatattttttccccattatacAGAAAAGCATATGCATATCAAACTGCTGTGTGGCTTACAGTACTTGTGTGTGCATTTCAgacagagcaagagagagaaaaaaataaaactggagCATAACACGTACAGTAAATATGTAGTTGTAGACatagaaatacaaattaaattgTGTTTGTTAAATATTTTGTGGTTTTATGTAGTTATTAGATGTCATTAAGGTACTAGGGGAGAATTAAAATGTTACAAAAGTGTTTGAAATGCATATTTTATCAAGTTTTCATTTGTTTAACAATAGTTACAGGTTGTAACATGTTGTATGTGGAACTACAACAGGTTAAATTCTATTAAACCTCAAAAGTATTTTCTGATTatcagtgtgtatggtgttttGTAATTGATGGTTGGCAAAGGCACTGTAAAAACTGCAGTGGCAGATCCAAGGAAAACAAGTGGATAATGAAAGGCCAATTAGCTAAAATAGAGAGCATCTATTTGGTGAAAATATTGTGTTTTCTTATCTAAACATACAAACTGCTCAAACCTAATGTAAGCAAATACTTAAATTTGCAAATCCAACTGGAAGAGCATTTTTATGAGCAGAGACAAAGTTCAGAAAACTGAATATCTCAACATGTTTGAGCGGGAGCAGACTTGAACGTTGTCCTTCCTTATCTGCACATTGATAATCCTGGCTTCAAATGAAAGAAGGCTCATTTGAGTGCTCCAACAATGAAGCCAGGCACAAGCAGCTTGCGGGTGAGGCTGCCCGTGTTAGTGTTTGCACTGGAGGTGATGATCGTGGGTCTGTTTGCTACTTTTGTCACATACGATGACAACGCTGATGCCAAATTCCAGAACAACGGGACTAACCCCATGGACAATGCAGTATATAAGGATTATCCTTTTTTTGCAGACATACAGGTGATGATATTCATCGGCTTTGGCTGCCTGCTGGCATTTTTCCGCCTCTATGGTTTCGGGGGGATGGTCTTTAACTTTCTCGTGGCCACCTTTTCCATCCAATGGGCCATTCTAGTTCAGGGATACTTCCAGTTCAGCAATGATGGTAAGATCCAGCTCGGCGTGATAAACCTCATCAATGCAGAGTTTGCCTGCGCCGTGGTGCTCATCTCCTTCGGGGCAGTGTTGGGGAAGACGAGCCCACTGCAGCTGCTGGTCATGGCTCTCCTGGAAGTGCCAATATTTGCTGTCACGGAATGGGCAGTGCTCAAGTACCTGAAGATAAATGATGCTGGAGGCTCCATACTGATTCACCTTTTCGCCTGTTACTTCGGCTTGGGAGTCACCTTTGTGTTATACAGACCTGGCCTTAACAAAGGTCACGCAAAGGAGAACACCAGCTATCAATCGGATATTTTGTCTTTGATGGGCACCTTGTTTCTCTGGGTTTTCTGGCCCTCCTTCAACTCGTCATTAACCCTAAAAGGCGATGATCAGCACAGGGCCATCCTCCACACCTTTATTGGCCTCTGTGCATCCACAATCACTGCTTTTGCTCTCTCTGCACTACTTAACAAAAATGGAAAACTCAGTATGGCTGACATACAGAATGTGACCCTGGCCGGAGGCGTGACAGTTGGAGCATCCGTAGATATGATGATTTCACCGGCTGCGGCGTATGCCCTGGG contains these protein-coding regions:
- the rh50 gene encoding rh50-like protein, whose product is MKPGTSSLRVRLPVLVFALEVMIVGLFATFVTYDDNADAKFQNNGTNPMDNAVYKDYPFFADIQVMIFIGFGCLLAFFRLYGFGGMVFNFLVATFSIQWAILVQGYFQFSNDGKIQLGVINLINAEFACAVVLISFGAVLGKTSPLQLLVMALLEVPIFAVTEWAVLKYLKINDAGGSILIHLFACYFGLGVTFVLYRPGLNKGHAKENTSYQSDILSLMGTLFLWVFWPSFNSSLTLKGDDQHRAILHTFIGLCASTITAFALSALLNKNGKLSMADIQNVTLAGGVTVGASVDMMISPAAAYALGMVGCAACMLGYKYLSPVLAHRFRIQDQCGIHNLHGLTGLISCTAGICAIMMANEEVYGPSLYETFSHRAPKEGDPKLLELQALIPGLPPGLGRTAREQALFQVAAMFSTIAVAAVGGLLTGVVLKMPYLASPSDDLCFDDQLYFDMPLDSYLPLNLNRWSNEEETTTKCL